A genomic segment from Fusarium keratoplasticum isolate Fu6.1 chromosome 10, whole genome shotgun sequence encodes:
- a CDS encoding Protein kinase domain-containing protein — MVDPGTGIAIAQIAFFAACKAVDAFSTALHYFDDAEALTVALEIERLRLQAWGANSGLAEGTLAPYLSLASEVLLRELQVISRMFEDADKVRERYGVKIEGEESPSKAVSSFVARMRKSLRSSGVKLYGGTPLAIDSAEPEDSETARKNSGISRSMSSRVRWAIRDKDQLKKLVTGLRDEIDLLNKLLTETQRRRFVNDYERIHVLVVGSAVDNKSLAMIREAVDIDRDGDTLAKIDRKSLAGSDDRSLRANVSQIAMKSLRLAQYDIPSDFATQNRFLAARKDDPVILCLFERKSFEPDLDHSSKMMLWSRVQRLISLLALPRSSGFKVPHAVGYIHDPEHYCWWLVFQFPQKSGQAPGDLSKPLSLYNLLQPEYKPRPPLEKRFRLASDISSTFHQLYSSSWMHKSIRSDNILFPYQNPDEGSSLDQLALPTICGFEYSRLETEAQTIDRSKANSNPAVAMYRHPDYQGEAAQGYKVQYDIYSLGLVLLEIGIWAPLTSLFDSKRGKTSSSRPSLSIDVKHFHSPEAKILRERVRSTVDKDLPFRMGSSYAALTRWCIDYSEPSSETMDEPPNHALEFYNRVVEPLSSLSLGYSEAGD; from the coding sequence ATGGTGGACCCCGGGACAGGGATTGCCATCGCTCAGATCGCCTTCTTCGCGGCCTGCAAGGCAGTCGACGCTTTTAGCACCGCCCTCCACTactttgacgatgccgaaGCCCTCACCGTGGCCCTCGAGATTGAGCGTCTGAGGCTTCAGGCCTGGGGCGCCAACTCGGGTTTGGCTGAGGGTACCCTGGCGCCTTACCTTAGCCTTGCGAGCGAGGTCCTTCTTCGAGAGCTTCAGGTCATTTCTCGCATGTTTGAAGACGCGGACAAGGTTCGAGAACGATACGGCGTCAAGATCGAGGGCGAGGAATCCCCCTCCAAAGCCGTGTCGAGCTTTGTGGCCCGTATGCGAAAGTCACTGCGGTCTAGCGGGGTTAAACTCTACGGAGGAACACCCCTAGCAATCGACAGTGCGGAGCCGGAAGATTCGGAAACTGCCAGAAAGAACAGCGGCATCTCTCGCAGCATGTCCAGTCGTGTACGGTGGGCTATCAGAGACAAAGAtcagctcaagaagctcgtcacTGGCCTTCGTGATGAGATTGATCTCCTGAACAAGCTCTTGACCGAAACGCAAAGGAGAAGATTCGTCAACGACTACGAGCGCATCCATGTCCTTGTTGTCGGTAGCGCGGTAGACAACAAGTCTCTAGCCATGATCAGAGAAGCAGTTGACATCGATCGAGATGGAGATACTCTGGCCAAGATTGATCGAAAGTCTCTCGCAGGCAGCGACGATCGGTCGTTACGAGCAAACGTCTCACAGATTGCCATGAAGTCTCTACGACTGGCACAATATGACATCCCATCAGACTTTGCAACACAAAACCGCTTCTTAGCAGCAAGAAAGGACGATCCCGTCATACTATGTCTGTTTGAACGCAAGTCATTTGAACCAGATTTGGACCACAGCTCAAAGATGATGCTCTGGAGTCGAGTCCAGAGACTCATCTCTCTGTTGGCCCTGCCTCGATCGTCTGGTTTCAAGGTCCCACACGCGGTTGGCTATATTCACGATCCAGAGCACTACTGCTGGTGGCTTGTCTTTCAATTTCCCCAGAAGTCTGGACAAGCTCCAGGGGACTTGTCAAAGCCACTATCTTTGTACAACCTACTACAGCCAGAGTATAAACCTCGACCACCTCTGGAGAAACGCTTCAGACTGGCAAGCGATATCTCGTCAACCTTCCACCAGCTCTACAGCAGTAGCTGGATGCACAAGAGCATCCGAAGCGACAATATTCTGTTCCCATATCAAAATCCAGATGAAGGTTCTAGCCTTGATCAGCTGGCTTTGCCTACTATCTGTGGCTTCGAGTATTCGAGGCTGGAAACAGAGGCCCAGACTATCGACCGTTCCAAAGCCAATAGCAACCCTGCAGTTGCCATGTACCGTCACCCTGATTACCAAGGTGAAGCAGCACAGGGGTACAAGGTCCAGTATGATATATACAGCTTAGGACTTGTCCTGTTGGAAATTGGTATCTGGGCGCCGCTCACAAGTCTGTTTGATTCTAAACGTGGGAAAACATCTAGCAGCCGGCCCTCCTTATCAATAGACGTGAAACACTTCCACAGCCCCGAGGCAAAGATTCTGAGGGAAAGAGTTAGATCGACCGTTGATAAAGACCTACCGTTCCGGATGGGGTCAAGCTACGCGGCCTTGACACGTTGGTGTATTGACTACAGCGAGCCATCCTCGGAGACGATGGATGAGCCGCCGAATCATGCGCTGGAATTTTACAATCGGGTAGTTGAGCCTCTATCTAGTCTTAGTCTTGGATATTCCGAAGCAGGCGATTGA